CTATAATGAGTTTTACGAAATAAATGTTACAAGCATAGTCCTGTCTAAGTTTTTAGCAGATATAGACAGAATGAGCATGGCTGTTGCACAGGTGAACACTTCAAACGTGTAAGGAAtgtaaatatgtgttttccacatTGGGAgactgcccagccaccgccttaGAGAGAACCTTGCTGACACGTGCCATTTGACCAAGTGGTTTGCCAAATTCAACAAATAAATTAGGTATCAGTGTTGAATCCCACCACAGTCTCAACTCTGTTTTTGTAATGCAAAGAGCCATATAAACTAATAAGCCTGGCTCTGTTTCAATAAAACCTTATAAAAAACTAGAGGTAGATTTGGTCTGTGGGCTGTATTTTGCCAACTCTGGATTTAGAATTGTCGGACTGTCCCAGGTCGTGGAGGGGCCGCAGAGTGGTTATGTGCCgggtgggcagctaaccacaggttcgaaaccactagccctgctctgaaagaaagggctttctgtttccataggggttatagtctcagaaacgcacaggggcagttctagcctgtcctgcagagttgctgtgagtcagcatggacccgGTGGCCGTGAGGTTGAGCTTATCCTCTGGCCTGTGGAAGGGGAAGTAGTACGGAACCAGTGTGATGTGAGTACACAGGATGAGGTGGGTAGTATATACAGGATGGCCCAGCAATAACAATCCCTATAGAGTATTTTTTGTCCAAATTAAGTGAGCAATTATAACCACAGATCTACTGGTGTACTTATTTATCATCACCTCTGAGAGACTACCGCCTATGTGTTCCTTCCCCTTGTAAAGACTGTAAGTTGAAGCTCAGAAGGTTAAGAAGCACCTTaggtagatagacagacagacagacagacaggcagacagacagacagacacatacaGACGGATGCTGTTGAGTAGACTCAACTCACGGCCATGTATGAGCCACAGAGTAGCATGTGCAAAGGCGTCTCGCTCTCACGGGCCTTTGGCTCATCGAATGTGATGTTCCCCTCCCACAGCTGACCAGATGGCTTGTCCAAAGCAAGAGAGTTGGACTGTAATCTGTTACgtaccatatgattttctttattttccaagTTAGTAAAGCCTTTATTAACTGGTGGTCAAGGGACTGCTGGAGTCTAGTCCTCCCAAGACCCCGAGTGCTTAGAGTGAGAGGTTTTCATACTATGAGATAAACAAGGCATAGGGAGCTGGAGGCATGTAACTGTATGGGAAAGGGAAACGGGTGCGAGGGCAGGTGATGTTATGAGATTGGGAAATATGCGACCTTACAAAAATAGAGCAGGGGGTTTAGACACATCATCAGCGATTTCAAGAATAAATGGCAACAGCTCAGCAGTTACAAAAAACAGTGTTACAAGAATTACTGTAGCTGCAAAATGTCCGGTACAAACTGGCTACACTCAGGCTAATTACTACGGCGTGGTTACAATGTTAAAATGACTGTATCAAGGTTCACGGTCACATCACGGGTACATTGGGGTTAATTGTGCTGGGTTGCTACATATATTCCTTTTGAAGTACTCCTGAAAACTTGATTTCCTCTACAAGGAGgtttcaaaaattttgtggaagaATTGAAGTCTCCTCAGAGCAATCAGAATTGAAAATTTTGAAAAAAGGAATGAAGCTCACTCCtgggagctgattccaactcatagcaactgcccctgcgagtttcccagattataactctttataggagtcgaGCGCCTCTGCTTGGAGTTTATGGTAAATCGCACGGTATAGTCCCTCTCTCTAGCCTCAACTGGGATCCTGTTATAATAACTGGTGGTTTGTTTCACTGCTTGCttaaaaacagagaaagaaactATATGAAAAGTCTAAAAGTATTATATGAGagattgtatttttaaaagatggctGCCAATCtaagaacttttaaaataattttattgggggctcgtgcaactcttatcacaatccatacatacatctattgtgtcaagcacatttgtacatttcttgccatcatcattctcaaaacatttgctttctacttgagcccctggcatcagttcttcattttaccccccctccctccctgatcccccctccctcataaacccttgataatttataaattattattttgtcatatcttacactatctgacatctcccttcacccacttttcttttgtccgtcccccagagaggaagttatatgtagatccttgtaattggtttcccctttctatcccaccttctctccaccctcccagtatcgccactggtcctgaagggatcatttgtcctggattccctgtgttttcagttcctatctgtaccagtgtatatcctctggtttagtgggatttgtaaggtagaactgggatcacgaTTATGggagggacggggggggggggaagcatttaagaactagaagaaagttgtatgtttcatcgttgctacactgcaccctgactggctcctctccaaccctagagccttctgtaaggaaatgttcagttgcctacagatgggctttgggtccgcactccccctcattcacaatgatctgatttttgttctgtgatgcctgatacctgatccctctgacacctcgtgatcccacaagCTGgtatggttcttccatgtgggcttaaaaCAATTCATTTTTAAGGTTCTGCTCCATGCCCACCCTCATAaagagatccctgaagatatgggtgctatcgcaaagtgtggtgaagaaacaagaTACTGCCTATTAGAAATAGcctttggagtcttaaaggcttgcttaaAGCAAGCAGCCAACTAAGTGAGCCATCAACtcggtctacatggaagaagcacaccagtctgcatgATCCAAGGGCTATAAATAAGTCAGGGACAATGCCCTGCTTTGACAGAAAACAAGGACTAACCCccctgcttctgcttctgtaaCCCACTTGCTGACCACTAGCCAGCACCATAatggttttcactggctaattcttGCCATTAGATTGCTAGGCCTTTCCCCTAGTCTAGTAGTATCACTGAAACATGGCCTCTGCTGGTATTTTAATTACTGGTGGCATAGGTTCCAGCAATACACAGGCAACACATTATATCACTGTGGAATGACATATTGCCAGACAGGTGGTAGCACACAGTCTTGCTGAGCTACAATTTGAATGATCAGTGTACCTGACTCCTGAGCCTACCATCCTCaccaccaagcccactgccatgctcatagTGGCAGGGGGGTGCTTCCCCACCTGGGCTGCTGCTTTCCTTCCTGGGTACCATGATGAAATCCAGTGCGTcacccttgatcttcagcaggctAGAAATCCCAACCTGAAGGGAACTAGCACTTAGCCTGGTGAAACCCACCTCCTAAAATGTCTCAAGCCCTTAAAGATGAGAGAAATCTTCCCACCTCTTACTAGACATGTGCATTTTTTCTTCATTGAGAGCACTTCTTCATATCTGTGTGCCTTCTATGGGCTTTTGCCTTACCTGATTTTCGAGCGTGTTTGTGTAGTACAACCTTTCTGCACCTCTGCTGCCTCCACACTAGAAGCGTGCATGGCCTCGTGCCCTCGTCTGAAGTGCTCATTAGTCCTTCAGTGGCCGTCTTGTTGGTTTTCACAGACCACATTTTTCTGCCTGCCCTTCAAGGACTCCTTTTCTCTGAGCCCCATACATGCCCACCCTACCTCTCTTACTTCTCATCCACTCTGTTGGCCTTAGGAACCTCTTAAATGGTAATGACCCAACTCTAGCTCCACTCTGGGTCTTATCCAGCCACCTGCTGAGTCGCTCCACTTCAAACTCAAGTGATCCCATATCTTTCCTGGTCCTCTAGACCAACAGATCCTCCCTGCTGGGCCCACGCCCTGTCTGCAGTTCACACAGTCACCTCACTCTTTCACAAAGTCACCCTTGAGCCTTCCCTGCTCCTCATACCCTCCCCTGCAGCCTCCAGCCAGCTCTGAAAATTGCTTTAACGTTCCCTTTCCAGATTTTACCCCTGGGTGATACAAATGGTTCATTGACTGCTGACCCAGACACTGGAGGCTCAAGTCCTCCCCTAAGTGtttgcagaagaaagacttggccatCTTGCCTACACTCAGCCATGGAACACCCTATGGCACACAGTTGGGCTCTCACACACAGGGAGCCCCCAAGAATCAGAGCTACTACAAGGTCTTAAACCCTCACCCCCAAATCCAGCCTACTGGCCTTTGCACTCTTAAAGCTTCCACCAGCTTGTTGTTTAAATGTGTTTCTAAAAGATAAACTCCCCGGTGTCACATttcagagccttggtggcatcgtgggtactCAGTGGACTGTGATCCTCAAGACtggcagtgcaaacccaccagctactctgcaggagacagaccaGGTGTTGTACTCCgtaaaacagttacagtcccagaagcaGCCCtgacctgtcccacagggttgctttgagtcgcatggactccatggcagagttTTCTTTTGACATCACTCCTCTGCGTAAAGACCATGCTCCAAACTGCCTACCTAATGAGGTCACTTATTTGGCAACACAGTTCCTAAAACTCCATAACGTTATGTCCCACCAGTCCCAGGCCCCTGCCCCATCACATGAGCCTTCCAGCTCCTGCAGTCACTACCACTCAAAATGGGGCTCACAACACCTATCATTCGgcttgacttttttaaaaatctggaacCAGAGACTTATAAAATGTTGCAGCAAACACTAGTCATACATCCTCTGCCTGCCTCAAACCCATCTGAATGTGCTTAGCTTTGCTTTACCCACCtccaccgccccccccaaaaaaaacaacacaaaaaacacTCCCGTTTGGATCATGTGCCATATTTCCCTATCAAGTTTGGTTGCTTCTCAGGGTCTCCTAGAGAAACAAGCTGGGCGATTCCTTCATTCCGCCCAATAGAGGCACAGAAAGATGAAATTTCCTGGTGAGAGCTATATTTAATTTTCCTCTTCTTCGCCCTCTAAGCAAAACAAGCACCCTTGTGCCCGCTAGGAGGCGCCGGGGACAGCGACAGGCCTGCGGTACCTGCGCCGAGAGAGAGAGGCGGAGAAGGATGCAGCCGCGATGGACCGGTCCTGGCTTTTTTAAGAACCCAAGCGAGGGAAGGGAGCAGAGACGCGCTATTTGCAGGGAAGCCTGCTCTCTCTTCGCCTCCCGCGTCTGGAGTGTGTGCATCGCGGGCCCCATGGAGAAGCACTGGCGGTGGCTGCGGCGGAGGCTGGAGCCCCGATCACGGCTGCAGCCCGCGGTAACCCGACTCCTGGGGCGTGGGGATTGAAGAGGCCGCGCGAGCGCGGCGAGCTGTGAACAAAAGCCCTGGGCGCGGGCAGGAGCCCGGGCGTGCGGTAAGAGAACCGGTGGGAAAGCGGCGCGCGGCGGAGCTCTGGGCACCGTGGGAGCTCATCCTTTGGGGAAGCAGTGCAGGGACCGGTGAGGTGTCCGGGGACAGGTGTCTCAGCCCAGACCGAGGGGGTGGACGCCTTTAGCACACCCAGACTTGGGGGAGCTCGGGCGCTCTGGgaagacccccacccccaaacacggCGGGCGCGGGGGAGGGGCGGGCCCTGCTAGAGACCGGGCACAAATCCATCAGCCCTCGGAGGGGCCCTGGGGGGTGGAAGCGTTTCCCTCGGGCCTTCACCACGCCGCGCTCTCCCGCCCCCGGGCCCGTGCTCAGCTCTCCTTGGACAACCGACAACCTTTGGCGGTGGGAACTCGCCCAGAAACCACTCTAAGCAAACGGGAGTCTTAACAGCAATACCCTTTGGGGATACAAAGCCCTTTTCCCTTTGGGTTCCTGCAAAACTCCCTCCCCAGCCGTTCGCTTACACTATAAACAAATCTGCTAATCCGCCAGCACCTCCCTAGGCAGCGGCAGCCTGCACCCCGATCTTTTCCGTTTAATTTGCCGAGGGAGGGACTGCATCTTGCGGGCCAGGGTGCTGCTCCCACCACCCGCTCCAGccaggcggcggggggggggggggggggcttccagAACACGGGCATTAACATTTAAATTCCTCTAGGCCCCGCCCAGAGCCTAATCCGAAAGCCGATTATGTGGTTGAGGGTGAGGGGACCCAGGTGGGGAAGGGAACGCTGCTCTCAAAAGTATTCCTCAATGTCCCTTCGTTGTCATCCGCAGAGCCTCCACAAAGAGAGCCATGGTGGACCCCGTGCCTGCAGAGAAGGCAAGCGCCGAGCCCCGCGGCTCAGGAGGGGGTGAAGCCGCCCCCGCGGCGCCCCCAGATGTCCAGGACGCGCGGCAGCCGGCGGCTGGCTCGGCCTCGACCTCGGCCGCGGTGCCCTGCAAAGCGGAGGTGGCGTGCGTGGCAGAAGGCGGACGCCGAGAGCAGTCCCCGCTGCTGCACCTCGACCTCTTCAACTTCGACTGCCCCGAGGCGGAGGGCAGCCGCTACGTGCTGACCAGTCCCCGCTCGCTGGAGGCCTGTGCCCGGTGCGCCGTGAAGCCGGTGGAGCTGCTCCCGCGGGCCCTGGCCGACCTGGTGCGCGAAGCCCCGGGCCGCTCCATGCGGGTGGCCACCGGCCTGTACGAGGCGTACGAGGCGGAGCGACGCACCAAGCTGCAGCAGTGCCGGGCCGAGCGGGAGCGCCTCGTGCGCGAGGAGAAGCGGCGCCTCTTCACGCCGCTGGGCGCCGCCCCGGGCGCagccagcagtggcagtggcagctgCAGCAGCGCCAGCCTCCCGGCCTCGCCCGCGCGGCGCGCGACCCGAAAAGCCACCCCCAGCCTCTCCCCGGCCCGGACCCAACCTCCGCCCGCGGGCTCGAGGGCGGGCAAGAAGAGCCACTCGCTGGACTCGCTGTCTCGCCGACGCGATGGCGCCCTCAGCTCCGAATCGGGCGCGTCGTCGTCGTCGTTCAGTGGCGAGAGCCTGCGGGACATGCGCTGGCCCCCGCGGGCCCCCGCCAGGCACAGCTACCCGGCCGGCTCGGCGTCCTCCGCCCCCAACCCTTCGGGCCGCCCCTCCGCCCTGCCCTTGGTTCCGATCACGGGCCGCAGCTTCAGCCTGGGCGACCTGAGCCACTCGCCGCAGACTGCCCAGCACGTGGAGCGCATCGTGCGGCAGGTGCGCGCCGAGCGGGGCCTGCGCGGGGTGCCCGAGCGCGACCGCAAGATCGCGGCGCTCATGCTGGCGCGGCACCAGGAGGAGCGCCTGCTGCGGGAGCAGCGCGCCGTGGCCCACGGGCAGTGGGAGCAGCAGCGCGAGCACGCCAGACGGCGGCGCGAGAGCGAGGAGCGCGAGAAGCAGCGCGCCCTGGAGCTGGGCCGCCGGGCCTGGGCCGCGCAGGTGGAGGAGCGGCGCGGCCGTCGGGGCCGCGAGGAGCGAgaggcggcgcggcggcggcggcggcagtgcGAGCGCAGCGAGGAGCGGCGGCGGGAGCTGGCGGCGCACCAGGGCTTGCTGCGGCGCGAGCGCGCGGACCGCGCGGCCCGGGAGGACCGGCTGCGCAAGCTGCAGCAGGAGCAGAACCTGAAGCAGCGGGAGGAGGGCCTGCAGGAAGGGCGCGAGCGGGCGAGCTTGGTCCGCCAGGAGCGCGCCCAGCGGGCGGCCAGCGCCAAGCAGCGCCAGGAGGGCCAGCAGCAGCGCGAGCGCCGGGAGCTCGGGCGCGCCGAGCGGGCGCGCCACGAGACGCTGCTGCAGGGCCGGGTCCGGCAAGAGAACCAGGAGCGGGAGGGCCTGCgcagctccctggaggccag
This genomic stretch from Tenrec ecaudatus isolate mTenEca1 chromosome 14, mTenEca1.hap1, whole genome shotgun sequence harbors:
- the CCDC177 gene encoding coiled-coil domain-containing protein 177; this encodes MVDPVPAEKASAEPRGSGGGEAAPAAPPDVQDARQPAAGSASTSAAVPCKAEVACVAEGGRREQSPLLHLDLFNFDCPEAEGSRYVLTSPRSLEACARCAVKPVELLPRALADLVREAPGRSMRVATGLYEAYEAERRTKLQQCRAERERLVREEKRRLFTPLGAAPGAASSGSGSCSSASLPASPARRATRKATPSLSPARTQPPPAGSRAGKKSHSLDSLSRRRDGALSSESGASSSSFSGESLRDMRWPPRAPARHSYPAGSASSAPNPSGRPSALPLVPITGRSFSLGDLSHSPQTAQHVERIVRQVRAERGLRGVPERDRKIAALMLARHQEERLLREQRAVAHGQWEQQREHARRRRESEEREKQRALELGRRAWAAQVEERRGRRGREEREAARRRRRQCERSEERRRELAAHQGLLRRERADRAAREDRLRKLQQEQNLKQREEGLQEGRERASLVRQERAQRAASAKQRQEGQQQRERRELGRAERARHETLLQGRVRQENQEREGLRSSLEASLGRAQENYEQLVEQRTRELRERARREELQSRRAKQLAERIEKEHQAHREELARVAERRQQHAAQAAEEAVQQKARRVGQNRLEKERAQRANKEKVERDEDCRRRELLQAIGRKLERSEQLSRERRSALESARSTARASFHVREKVREETNTRSFDRMVLDAQLHASLNRK